One segment of Streptomyces sp. XD-27 DNA contains the following:
- a CDS encoding flavin reductase family protein, which yields MLQTTPSTPQETAVPHAGGVSDDEFRAALSRLAAGVVLVTAHDPEDGPRGEDVGMTATAFLSVSLDPPLVMVSLRNESRMDELLARRPLWAVSILSEEQRQIAGRFAMKGRISDRLLFEDTRYTRGEAAGAPLIDGALASLECHTEQRVPAGDHTLVIGRVLTARTSGTETAGPLTYFRGRYRRLG from the coding sequence GTGCTTCAGACGACGCCTTCCACGCCCCAGGAGACCGCTGTGCCCCATGCTGGTGGGGTGAGCGACGACGAGTTCCGGGCCGCGCTGTCGCGGCTGGCCGCGGGCGTGGTGCTGGTCACCGCGCACGACCCGGAGGACGGCCCGCGCGGCGAGGACGTCGGCATGACGGCGACCGCGTTCCTGTCCGTGTCGCTCGACCCGCCGCTGGTGATGGTCAGCCTGCGCAACGAGTCGCGGATGGACGAGCTGCTGGCGCGCCGGCCGCTGTGGGCGGTGTCGATCCTCTCCGAGGAGCAGCGGCAGATCGCCGGGCGCTTCGCCATGAAGGGGCGGATCAGCGACCGGCTGCTGTTCGAGGACACCCGGTACACCCGGGGCGAGGCGGCGGGCGCGCCGCTGATCGACGGGGCGCTGGCGTCGCTGGAGTGCCATACGGAGCAGCGGGTGCCGGCGGGGGACCACACACTCGTCATCGGACGAGTGCTGACGGCGCGGACGTCGGGCACGGAGACCGCCGGGCCGCTGACGTACTTCCGCGGCCGCTACCGCCGGCTGGGCTGA
- the arfB gene encoding alternative ribosome rescue aminoacyl-tRNA hydrolase ArfB, with product MPGPYVIRGSVSLPEAELMWRFSRSSGPGGQHVNTSDSQVELRFDLARTQALPPVWRERALERLAGRLVDGVVSVRSSEHRSQWRNREAAAVRLAALLAEATAPPPRPRRPTRIPRGINERRLREKKQRGETKRGRNGRDWG from the coding sequence ATGCCTGGGCCCTACGTCATCCGCGGTTCGGTCTCCCTGCCGGAGGCCGAGCTCATGTGGCGTTTCTCGCGTTCCTCCGGCCCCGGCGGGCAGCACGTGAACACCAGCGACAGCCAGGTCGAGCTCCGGTTCGACCTGGCGCGTACGCAGGCGCTGCCGCCGGTGTGGCGGGAGCGGGCGCTGGAGCGGCTGGCGGGCCGCCTCGTCGACGGGGTCGTGTCCGTGCGCTCCTCCGAGCACCGCTCGCAGTGGCGCAATCGCGAGGCGGCGGCCGTCCGGCTCGCCGCGCTCCTGGCGGAGGCGACCGCTCCGCCGCCCAGGCCGCGCCGCCCGACCCGGATCCCGCGCGGCATCAACGAACGGCGGTTGCGGGAGAAGAAGCAGCGCGGCGAGACCAAGCGCGGGCGCAACGGGCGCGACTGGGGCTGA
- a CDS encoding TerD family protein yields MAVSLSKGGNVSLTKEAPGLTAVTVGLGWDVRTTTGTDFDLDASAIAVNPSGKVYSDAHFVFFNNKSTPDQTIVHTGDNLTGQGEGDDEQINVNLAGLPADVDKIVFPVSIYDAESRSQNFGQVRNAYIRILNQAGGAEIARYDLSEDAATETAMVFGELYRNGADWKFRAVGQGYAAGLAGIAQDFGVNV; encoded by the coding sequence ATGGCTGTAAGCCTGTCCAAGGGCGGCAACGTCTCGCTCACCAAGGAGGCACCGGGCCTGACCGCCGTCACGGTCGGCCTCGGCTGGGACGTCCGCACCACCACCGGCACGGACTTCGACCTCGACGCGAGCGCCATCGCCGTCAACCCGAGCGGCAAGGTCTACTCGGACGCGCACTTCGTCTTCTTCAACAACAAGTCCACGCCGGACCAGACGATCGTCCACACCGGCGACAACCTCACCGGCCAGGGCGAGGGCGACGACGAGCAGATCAACGTCAACCTCGCGGGCCTGCCCGCCGACGTCGACAAGATCGTCTTCCCGGTCTCCATCTACGACGCCGAGTCCCGCAGCCAGAACTTCGGCCAGGTCCGGAACGCGTACATCCGCATCCTCAACCAGGCCGGCGGCGCCGAGATCGCCCGCTACGACCTGAGCGAGGACGCCGCCACCGAGACCGCCATGGTCTTCGGCGAGCTGTACCGCAACGGCGCGGACTGGAAGTTCCGCGCGGTCGGCCAGGGCTACGCCGCGGGCCTGGCGGGCATCGCCCAGGACTTCGGCGTCAACGTCTGA
- a CDS encoding Scr1 family TA system antitoxin-like transcriptional regulator: MFAEELARLREESGLSYRELSDKVGWGHTHLYHMEKGASLGGPEAVEALDTFYGTTPLLMRLWEIARDGSLFRDKYKRAVELEAEASVIERFVPGIIPGLLQTPAYARALLWSAPHGPENSPELEEQLAGRLSRQEILRRRPAPQFRAVIGETAGPRSSRPSSAASSPARKPSAPPT; encoded by the coding sequence ATGTTCGCGGAGGAACTGGCGCGGTTGCGCGAGGAGTCCGGGCTGTCCTACAGGGAGCTGTCGGACAAGGTCGGGTGGGGCCACACGCACCTGTACCACATGGAGAAGGGCGCGAGCCTGGGCGGCCCGGAGGCGGTCGAGGCGCTGGACACGTTTTACGGGACGACGCCGCTGCTGATGCGGTTGTGGGAGATTGCCAGGGACGGTTCGTTGTTCCGCGACAAGTACAAGCGGGCTGTGGAGCTTGAGGCAGAGGCCTCGGTCATCGAGCGCTTCGTCCCAGGAATCATCCCTGGGCTCCTCCAGACGCCGGCGTATGCGCGGGCGCTGCTGTGGTCCGCTCCGCATGGACCGGAGAACTCACCAGAGCTGGAGGAGCAACTTGCCGGGCGTCTCAGCAGGCAGGAGATACTACGACGCCGTCCCGCGCCGCAGTTTCGCGCCGTCATCGGTGAAACGGCTGGTCCTCGTTCGTCTCGGCCGTCAAGCGCGGCGAGTTCCCCGGCGCGTAAGCCCAGCGCTCCCCCAACATGA
- a CDS encoding M4 family metallopeptidase — protein MRRTVSSRKNALRGAALVASAAMVVIGVQTGSASAKADREVGATAVLLSADQRASAIKDAQAGAAAQAESLGLGGKEKLVVRDVVKDADGTVHTRYERTYVGLPVLGGDLVVHEKKNGKQSVTKAVRARISVASVAPEKSASSAKKTALKAADAEKNGKADAAAPRKVVWAASGKPVLAWETVVTGLQHDGTPSELHVVTDAATGKQLFADERIETGTGTGDYSGNVPLGTTQSGGSYNLTDGTHGGHKTYDLNQGTSGTGSLFTDADDVWGGGRQSAAVDAHYGHATTWDFYKNVLGRNGIKNDGKAAYTRVHYGDNYVNAFWSDSCFCMTYGDGSGNTNPLTSLDVAAHELTHGVTSNTAGLRYSGESGGLNEATSDIFATATEFYAANSADAGDYLIGEKIDIRGDGSPLRYQDKPSRDGASKDYWYRGIGRVDVHYSSGPANHFYYLLSEGSGAKTINGVSYNSPTYDGSTVTGIGRDKATKIWYKALTTYFTSTTTYAGARTGTLQAAADLYGSGSAEYKAVAASWTAINVK, from the coding sequence GTGAGACGTACCGTTTCCTCTCGTAAGAACGCCCTCCGCGGCGCGGCGCTCGTCGCGTCGGCCGCGATGGTCGTCATCGGCGTGCAGACCGGCTCGGCCAGTGCCAAGGCCGACCGCGAGGTCGGCGCCACGGCCGTGTTGCTCTCGGCCGACCAGCGCGCGAGCGCGATCAAGGACGCGCAGGCCGGAGCGGCCGCGCAGGCCGAGTCCCTCGGGCTCGGTGGCAAGGAGAAGCTCGTCGTCCGGGACGTCGTCAAGGACGCGGACGGCACGGTCCACACGCGCTACGAGCGCACGTACGTCGGGCTCCCGGTCCTCGGCGGCGACCTCGTGGTCCACGAGAAGAAGAACGGCAAGCAGAGTGTGACGAAGGCGGTGCGGGCGCGGATATCCGTGGCCTCCGTCGCCCCGGAGAAGTCCGCGTCCAGCGCGAAGAAGACCGCGCTCAAGGCCGCCGACGCCGAGAAGAACGGCAAGGCCGACGCCGCCGCGCCGCGCAAGGTCGTCTGGGCCGCCTCCGGCAAGCCCGTGCTGGCCTGGGAGACCGTCGTCACCGGGCTGCAGCACGACGGGACGCCGAGCGAGCTGCACGTCGTCACCGACGCCGCCACCGGCAAGCAGCTCTTCGCCGACGAGCGCATCGAGACCGGCACCGGCACCGGCGACTACAGCGGCAACGTCCCGCTGGGCACCACGCAGAGCGGCGGCTCGTACAACCTCACCGACGGCACGCACGGCGGCCACAAGACGTACGACCTGAACCAGGGCACATCCGGCACCGGTTCGCTGTTCACCGACGCCGACGACGTCTGGGGCGGCGGACGGCAGAGCGCCGCGGTGGACGCCCACTACGGGCACGCCACGACCTGGGACTTCTACAAGAACGTGCTGGGCCGCAACGGCATCAAGAACGACGGCAAGGCCGCGTACACCCGGGTCCACTACGGCGACAACTACGTCAACGCCTTCTGGTCCGACAGCTGCTTCTGCATGACCTACGGCGACGGCTCGGGCAACACCAACCCGCTGACCTCGCTGGACGTGGCCGCGCACGAGCTGACCCACGGCGTCACCTCCAACACCGCGGGCCTGCGCTACAGCGGCGAGTCCGGCGGGCTCAACGAGGCGACCTCCGACATCTTCGCCACCGCCACGGAGTTCTACGCCGCCAACTCCGCCGACGCCGGTGACTACCTCATCGGCGAGAAGATCGACATCCGCGGCGACGGCAGCCCGCTGCGCTACCAGGACAAGCCGAGCCGCGACGGCGCGTCGAAGGACTACTGGTACCGGGGCATCGGCCGGGTGGACGTGCACTACTCCTCCGGTCCCGCCAACCACTTCTACTACCTGCTCAGCGAGGGCAGCGGCGCCAAGACCATCAACGGCGTCAGCTACAACAGCCCGACCTACGACGGCTCCACGGTCACCGGCATCGGCCGGGACAAGGCCACCAAGATCTGGTACAAGGCGCTGACCACGTACTTCACCTCGACCACCACCTACGCGGGCGCGCGCACCGGCACGCTCCAGGCGGCGGCCGACCTGTACGGGTCCGGCAGCGCCGAGTACAAGGCGGTCGCGGCCTCCTGGACGGCGATCAACGTCAAGTGA
- a CDS encoding S-(hydroxymethyl)mycothiol dehydrogenase, giving the protein MTQQVRGVIASGKGEQVSVETIVIPDPGPGEAVVQVQACGVCHTDLHYREGGINDDFPFLLGHEAAGVVESVGAGVTDVAPGDFVILNWRAVCGQCRACRRGRPWYCFATHNATQPMTLTDGTPLSPALGIGAFAEKTLVAAGQCTKVDPAASPAAAGLLGCGVMAGLGAALNTGAAGRGDSVAVIGCGGVGCAAVAGARLAGAGKIIAVDLDDRKLEWARSLGATHTVNGRDADVVEAVRELTDGHGADLVIEAVGRPETYRQAFYARDLAGTVVLVGVPTPEMKLELPLLDVFGRGGALKSSWYGDCLPSRDFPLLIDLYRQGRLDLDAFVTETITLDGIEEAFAKMGRGEVLRSVVVM; this is encoded by the coding sequence ATGACTCAACAGGTGCGTGGCGTCATCGCGTCCGGCAAGGGCGAGCAGGTCAGCGTCGAGACGATCGTCATCCCGGACCCCGGTCCCGGCGAGGCCGTGGTGCAGGTGCAGGCGTGCGGGGTGTGCCACACCGATCTGCACTACCGGGAGGGCGGGATCAACGACGACTTCCCGTTCCTGCTCGGCCACGAGGCCGCGGGCGTCGTGGAGTCGGTCGGCGCCGGGGTCACCGACGTCGCGCCCGGCGACTTCGTCATCCTCAACTGGCGTGCGGTGTGCGGCCAGTGCCGGGCCTGCCGCCGCGGCCGTCCCTGGTACTGCTTCGCCACCCACAACGCGACCCAGCCGATGACGCTCACCGACGGCACGCCGCTCTCCCCCGCCCTGGGCATCGGCGCGTTCGCCGAGAAGACCCTCGTCGCGGCGGGGCAGTGCACGAAGGTGGACCCGGCCGCGTCCCCGGCCGCCGCCGGGCTGCTCGGCTGCGGCGTGATGGCCGGGCTCGGCGCCGCGCTGAACACCGGCGCCGCCGGACGCGGCGACTCCGTTGCCGTCATCGGGTGCGGCGGCGTGGGCTGCGCGGCGGTCGCCGGGGCCCGGCTGGCCGGCGCCGGGAAGATCATCGCGGTGGACCTCGACGACCGGAAGCTGGAGTGGGCGCGCTCGCTCGGCGCCACGCACACGGTCAACGGCCGCGACGCGGATGTGGTGGAGGCGGTACGGGAGCTGACGGACGGGCACGGTGCCGATCTGGTGATCGAGGCGGTGGGCCGCCCGGAGACCTACCGGCAGGCCTTCTACGCACGCGACCTGGCGGGCACCGTCGTCCTGGTCGGCGTGCCCACGCCGGAGATGAAGCTGGAGCTGCCGCTGCTGGACGTCTTCGGGCGCGGCGGCGCGCTCAAGTCGTCCTGGTACGGGGACTGCCTGCCGTCCCGCGACTTCCCGCTGCTGATCGACCTGTACCGGCAGGGGCGGCTGGACCTGGACGCGTTCGTCACCGAGACGATCACGCTGGACGGGATCGAGGAGGCGTTCGCGAAGATGGGGCGGGGTGAGGTGCTGCGATCGGTCGTCGTGATGTGA
- a CDS encoding pentapeptide repeat-containing protein has translation MRAPRRPVLSLPALRAHDGRELAREGDYDGVEFADADLGGQDGRGSRFLDCALRRCALDETVLSRARILDSVLEEIRGVGTDLSGATLRDVEVLHARLGGTQLHGAALERVVVRGGKIDYLNLRDATLKDVVFEDCVLVEPDFGGARLERVAFVGCALRRADFSGARMAEVDLRAVAELDIARGVDRLAGAVISPTQLFDLAPVLAAWLGVRVVGA, from the coding sequence GTGCGGGCGCCCCGGCGGCCCGTGCTGTCGCTCCCCGCGCTACGGGCCCACGACGGCCGGGAGCTGGCGCGGGAGGGTGACTACGACGGGGTGGAGTTCGCGGACGCGGACCTGGGCGGGCAGGACGGGCGGGGCAGCCGGTTCCTGGACTGCGCGCTGCGCCGCTGCGCGCTGGACGAGACGGTGCTGAGCCGCGCCCGGATCCTGGACAGCGTCCTGGAGGAGATACGGGGCGTGGGCACCGACCTGTCCGGGGCGACGCTGCGGGACGTGGAGGTGCTGCACGCGCGGCTGGGCGGGACGCAACTGCACGGCGCGGCGCTGGAGAGGGTGGTGGTGCGCGGCGGCAAGATCGACTACCTGAACCTGCGCGACGCGACCTTGAAGGACGTCGTCTTCGAGGACTGCGTGCTGGTCGAGCCCGACTTCGGCGGGGCGCGGCTGGAGAGGGTCGCGTTCGTGGGCTGCGCGCTGCGCCGGGCGGACTTCTCGGGGGCGCGGATGGCGGAGGTGGACCTGCGGGCGGTGGCGGAGCTGGATATCGCGCGCGGCGTGGACCGGCTGGCGGGGGCCGTGATCAGCCCGACTCAGCTGTTCGACCTGGCGCCGGTGCTCGCGGCGTGGCTGGGGGTGCGGGTGGTGGGCGCCTGA
- a CDS encoding NAD(P)-binding protein, which produces MHHITVIGGGFAGLTAAISSAEAGARVTLYEAHQSLGGRARTADGPYRTNEGPHALYNGGPHWPWLKKRGLIGKLATLPPQAGARFRFHRGGRLRRVPPLGMFRLRYGVAPVDRDFAGWAAERVGEAAARAAANYTGVALFHHDPGQLSAAFVQERFRRATSMPPEAHYVRGGWGGIIDRMADRARSLGVTIETAARVDSLGALPAGHGPVIVATSLAAARTLLDDPSLTGESGRTALFDLGVATRRGDAFVVSDLDAPGWIERFTTQDRSLAPAGEQLIQGHIPVAPGESRAAGIARAEHLLDLGFPGWRERTTFRREALSTGRTGALDYPGTTWRDRPAVVRGDDVYLAGDQVAAPGLLCEVSFNSALEASALALGAHAANRTRTAGVPRVTRAAS; this is translated from the coding sequence ATGCACCACATCACCGTCATCGGCGGCGGGTTCGCCGGTCTCACCGCGGCCATCAGCAGCGCCGAGGCGGGCGCGCGCGTCACGCTGTACGAGGCCCATCAGTCGCTCGGCGGCCGGGCCCGTACCGCTGACGGCCCGTACCGCACCAACGAGGGGCCGCACGCCCTCTACAACGGCGGCCCGCACTGGCCCTGGCTCAAGAAGCGCGGGCTCATCGGCAAGCTGGCGACGCTGCCGCCGCAGGCGGGCGCCCGGTTCCGGTTCCACCGCGGCGGACGGCTGCGGCGCGTGCCGCCGCTCGGGATGTTCAGGCTGAGGTACGGCGTGGCGCCCGTGGACCGGGACTTCGCCGGCTGGGCGGCCGAGCGGGTCGGCGAGGCGGCGGCGCGCGCGGCGGCCAACTACACCGGCGTCGCGCTCTTCCACCACGACCCCGGGCAGCTGTCGGCAGCCTTCGTACAGGAACGGTTCCGGCGCGCGACCTCGATGCCGCCCGAGGCGCATTACGTGCGCGGCGGCTGGGGCGGGATCATCGACCGGATGGCCGACCGCGCCCGCTCGCTGGGCGTGACGATCGAGACGGCGGCGCGCGTCGACTCGCTCGGCGCGCTGCCCGCCGGGCACGGCCCGGTGATCGTCGCGACCTCGCTGGCCGCCGCCCGCACCCTGCTCGACGATCCGTCGCTGACCGGGGAGAGCGGCCGTACCGCCCTGTTCGACCTGGGGGTGGCGACCCGGCGCGGCGACGCGTTCGTCGTCTCCGACCTGGACGCCCCCGGCTGGATCGAGCGCTTCACCACCCAGGACCGCAGCCTCGCACCGGCCGGGGAGCAGCTGATCCAGGGCCACATCCCGGTCGCACCCGGCGAGAGCCGGGCGGCGGGCATCGCGCGCGCCGAGCACCTGCTGGACCTGGGCTTCCCGGGCTGGCGCGAGCGTACGACCTTCCGGCGCGAGGCACTGTCGACGGGCCGTACGGGCGCGCTGGACTACCCGGGGACCACCTGGCGCGACCGGCCCGCCGTGGTGCGCGGCGACGACGTCTACCTGGCGGGGGATCAGGTCGCCGCGCCCGGGCTGCTCTGCGAGGTGTCGTTCAACAGCGCCCTGGAGGCGTCCGCGCTGGCGCTGGGCGCCCATGCCGCCAACCGCACCCGGACCGCCGGGGTGCCGCGCGTCACACGCGCCGCGTCATAA
- a CDS encoding LLM class flavin-dependent oxidoreductase, whose protein sequence is MTTTARPTTPEIGVFLPTLGPEPGGRAREIKAAARRAEELGFESVWTGDHLIGRTQVVDGGLALAMAAAVTERVRVGFGVLHLPLHPLPQAAQRIATLQHLSEGRLLLGVGSGGAGPRSRWRGGVRDTTAWRAAGLSYEDRDALFDRALELLPDLLAGAPVRLADRPGEPELALTPPRIAAPPLLIGGTSGRALRRAAEHGAHWFPALMPPLLLAAGRELLAELTRTGGPHPSPPGVSVALPFGLGPAAPHREKVAKLLTETYEVPADQADSVMISGEPAAAAEQLAAFAAAGADRIVLSTGAGNWRQQYELLAEARALL, encoded by the coding sequence ATGACGACGACAGCGCGGCCGACCACCCCCGAGATCGGGGTCTTCCTCCCCACGCTCGGCCCCGAGCCCGGAGGGCGGGCCCGCGAGATCAAGGCGGCCGCCCGCCGGGCCGAGGAACTGGGCTTCGAGTCCGTATGGACCGGCGACCACCTGATCGGCCGGACCCAGGTGGTCGACGGCGGCCTCGCCCTAGCCATGGCCGCCGCCGTCACCGAGCGGGTCCGCGTGGGCTTCGGTGTCCTGCACCTGCCGCTCCACCCGCTCCCCCAGGCCGCCCAGAGGATCGCCACCCTCCAGCACCTCTCCGAGGGGCGGCTGCTGCTCGGCGTCGGCTCCGGAGGGGCGGGGCCCCGGTCCCGGTGGCGCGGCGGGGTGCGCGACACGACGGCGTGGCGCGCGGCCGGTCTGTCGTACGAGGACCGTGACGCGCTCTTCGACCGGGCGCTGGAACTGCTCCCGGACCTGCTGGCCGGCGCGCCCGTGCGGCTCGCCGACCGTCCCGGGGAACCGGAGCTGGCCCTCACACCGCCACGGATCGCCGCACCGCCGCTGCTCATCGGCGGCACCTCCGGCCGCGCGCTGCGCCGCGCCGCGGAGCACGGCGCCCACTGGTTCCCCGCGCTCATGCCGCCGCTGCTGCTCGCGGCGGGCCGGGAACTGCTCGCGGAGCTGACGCGGACCGGCGGCCCCCACCCGTCGCCGCCCGGGGTCTCGGTCGCCCTGCCCTTCGGCCTCGGACCGGCCGCGCCACACCGCGAGAAGGTCGCCAAGCTGCTGACCGAGACATACGAAGTACCCGCCGATCAGGCCGACTCCGTCATGATCTCGGGCGAACCCGCCGCGGCCGCCGAGCAGTTGGCCGCGTTCGCCGCCGCGGGAGCCGACCGCATCGTCCTCAGCACCGGGGCCGGCAACTGGCGGCAGCAGTACGAACTGCTCGCCGAGGCCCGCGCACTGCTCTGA
- a CDS encoding zinc-binding dehydrogenase, whose amino-acid sequence MHAIRLHTFGPAENLVYEEVADPEPAPGQVRIAVAAAGVHLLDTTLRQGDTGGGPHALPALPTIPGREVAGTVDALGEGVEPRWLGRRVVAHLGMVPGGYAEKAVVAVEKLHELPDEVGEDQAIAMIGTGRTTMGLLRLADLAADDVVVVTAAAGGIGSLVVQHAKNLGATVVGLAGGPAKVARVRELGADVAVDYTAEGWADQALAALGGAKATVVMDSVGGELARGAVALLGSGGRHLVISWSSGSPLELTEEETAARGIVSRSLFGGPEWRNLIDTPEKLRALEDEAMAAVASGQLVPAVQRFPLSEAAAAHRALETRGTMGKVVLTP is encoded by the coding sequence ATGCACGCCATCCGGCTCCACACCTTCGGTCCCGCCGAGAACCTGGTCTACGAGGAGGTCGCCGACCCCGAGCCCGCGCCCGGCCAGGTCCGGATCGCGGTGGCCGCCGCCGGGGTCCACCTGCTCGACACGACTCTCCGCCAGGGGGACACGGGCGGCGGCCCGCACGCGCTACCGGCGTTGCCCACCATCCCCGGCCGCGAGGTCGCGGGCACCGTCGACGCGCTCGGCGAGGGCGTCGAGCCGCGCTGGCTGGGGCGCCGCGTCGTCGCCCACCTGGGCATGGTGCCCGGCGGCTACGCGGAGAAGGCGGTCGTGGCGGTGGAGAAGCTGCACGAACTCCCCGACGAGGTGGGCGAGGACCAGGCGATCGCCATGATCGGCACCGGCCGCACCACCATGGGGCTGCTGCGCCTGGCCGACCTGGCCGCGGACGATGTGGTGGTGGTGACCGCCGCCGCGGGAGGCATCGGTTCGCTGGTGGTGCAGCACGCCAAGAACCTCGGTGCGACGGTCGTGGGCCTCGCGGGCGGCCCCGCCAAGGTCGCGCGGGTGCGAGAACTGGGCGCGGACGTCGCCGTGGACTACACCGCCGAGGGCTGGGCGGACCAGGCACTGGCCGCACTGGGCGGCGCGAAGGCGACCGTCGTCATGGACTCGGTGGGCGGCGAACTGGCCCGCGGCGCCGTCGCCCTGCTCGGCTCCGGCGGCCGCCACCTGGTGATCAGCTGGTCCTCCGGCAGCCCGCTGGAGCTGACCGAGGAGGAGACCGCCGCCCGCGGCATCGTCTCCCGGTCGCTGTTCGGCGGCCCGGAGTGGCGGAACCTGATCGACACCCCGGAGAAGCTGCGGGCCTTGGAGGACGAGGCCATGGCGGCGGTCGCCTCGGGGCAGCTGGTACCGGCGGTACAGCGCTTCCCGCTGTCGGAGGCGGCCGCGGCGCACCGGGCGCTGGAGACGCGCGGCACGATGGGCAAGGTCGTGCTGACGCCGTGA
- a CDS encoding aminopeptidase P family protein, producing MTLVDYADRMSRAARAAADAGLAGLVITPGPDLTHLCGYQPVATERLTALLLAPGRTPRLLVPVLERPDAEAAPGADATEVSGWMDGGDPYEALAGLLPPGRRFGISDGAWAMHLLGLQRTLPDTAYSALSEALPMLRAVKDAHEVELLAAAGAAADAVFEEIVGVRFAGRRESDIAADISALLRGYGHSQVDFTIVGSGPNGANPHHEAGDRVIEDGDMVVLDFGGLKDGYGSDTTRTVHVGEPTKEELKVHEVVREAQEAAFEAVRPGAACQDIDRVARKVIGEAGYGEYFIHRTGHGIGVTTHEPPYMVEGEHLPLVPGMCFSIEPGIYLPGRFGVRIEDIVTCTETGGRRLNNTDRELRIVV from the coding sequence ATGACCCTCGTCGACTACGCCGACCGCATGTCCCGCGCCGCCCGAGCGGCCGCCGACGCCGGGCTCGCCGGGCTCGTCATCACCCCCGGCCCCGACCTGACCCACCTGTGCGGCTACCAGCCCGTGGCCACCGAGCGGCTGACCGCGCTGCTGCTGGCGCCCGGCCGTACGCCCCGGCTGCTGGTGCCCGTACTGGAACGGCCGGACGCCGAGGCCGCGCCCGGCGCCGACGCCACCGAGGTCAGCGGCTGGATGGACGGCGGCGATCCGTACGAGGCACTGGCCGGGCTGCTGCCGCCCGGCCGCCGCTTCGGCATCTCCGACGGGGCGTGGGCCATGCACCTGCTGGGGCTCCAGCGCACGCTGCCCGACACCGCGTACTCCGCGCTCAGCGAGGCGCTGCCGATGCTGCGCGCGGTCAAGGACGCCCACGAGGTGGAACTGCTGGCGGCGGCCGGAGCGGCGGCCGACGCCGTGTTCGAGGAGATCGTCGGGGTGCGCTTCGCGGGCCGCCGGGAGAGCGACATCGCCGCCGACATCAGCGCGCTGCTCCGCGGATACGGCCACAGCCAGGTCGACTTCACCATCGTCGGCTCCGGCCCCAACGGCGCCAACCCGCACCACGAGGCGGGGGACCGGGTCATCGAGGACGGTGACATGGTGGTGCTCGACTTCGGCGGCCTCAAGGACGGCTACGGCTCCGACACCACCCGTACGGTGCACGTCGGCGAGCCCACCAAGGAGGAGTTGAAGGTCCACGAGGTGGTGCGCGAGGCCCAGGAGGCGGCGTTCGAGGCGGTACGGCCCGGGGCGGCCTGCCAGGACATCGACCGGGTCGCGCGGAAGGTGATCGGCGAGGCGGGGTACGGCGAGTACTTCATCCACCGGACCGGGCACGGCATCGGCGTCACGACGCACGAGCCGCCGTACATGGTGGAGGGCGAACACCTCCCCCTGGTACCGGGGATGTGCTTCTCGATCGAGCCGGGCATCTATCTGCCGGGCCGCTTCGGCGTGCGCATCGAGGACATCGTGACGTGCACGGAGACGGGCGGCAGGCGGCTGAACAACACGGACCGCGAGCTGCGCATCGTGGTGTGA
- a CDS encoding thioesterase II family protein, which translates to MTVGTESTWFRRYPVTRPRARLLCLPHAGGSASFFHSWGHALGADVEVLVASYPGRLYRISEPCIEHMDPLAEAVTREILPFLDVPLMVFGHSMGASLAYEVGLRLEKEHGTAPAGLFVSSRKAPHKVVPNQVYLGGDDALIAYVQGLGGTDASILDNPDLRELVLPAIRADFRIVGTYEPRPPVPVGCPIFAYVGDSDRFVNVTDMRAWGDVATGGFDVREFHGGHFYLAGQQPALIRDVVARMP; encoded by the coding sequence ATGACCGTCGGCACCGAGAGCACCTGGTTCCGTAGATACCCGGTCACCCGGCCCCGCGCCCGGCTGCTGTGCCTGCCGCACGCGGGTGGCTCGGCCAGCTTCTTCCACTCCTGGGGGCACGCCCTCGGGGCGGACGTCGAGGTGCTGGTGGCGAGCTACCCGGGGCGCCTGTACCGGATCTCCGAGCCGTGCATCGAGCACATGGACCCGCTGGCCGAGGCGGTCACGCGGGAGATCCTGCCGTTCCTGGACGTGCCGCTGATGGTCTTCGGGCACAGCATGGGCGCCTCGCTGGCGTACGAGGTGGGGCTGCGGCTGGAGAAGGAGCACGGCACCGCGCCGGCGGGGCTGTTCGTCTCCAGCCGGAAGGCCCCGCACAAGGTGGTGCCCAACCAGGTGTACCTGGGCGGCGACGACGCGCTCATCGCCTATGTGCAGGGCTTGGGCGGCACCGACGCGAGCATCCTGGACAACCCCGACCTGCGCGAACTGGTGCTCCCCGCGATCCGGGCCGACTTCCGGATCGTCGGGACGTACGAACCGCGGCCGCCCGTCCCCGTGGGCTGCCCGATCTTCGCCTACGTGGGCGACAGCGACCGCTTCGTGAACGTGACGGACATGCGGGCGTGGGGCGATGTGGCGACCGGCGGGTTCGACGTCAGGGAATTCCACGGCGGCCACTTCTATCTGGCGGGGCAACAGCCGGCTCTGATCCGGGACGTGGTGGCCCGCATGCCGTGA